The sequence CCTCGACCCGGTGGGCCACCCGCTCGCCGACGCTCCGCACGGCCGCCCGCGCGGCGGACTCCCGCCGCCGCTCCTCGACCGCGCCCCGGACCGCGTCCGACCCGGCCCGCGCCTCGCGCATCTGGCGCAGCCGCTCCGCGACCGACGATTCGTCGGCCGTGCGTTTCCGCGCGGTGGAGTAATCCTCGGGACGCGCGGCGGGCGCCGGCTTCCTCGCCGCGGCCTTCGGGGGCTTGCCGGCCTTCTTCGGGGGAGGGGCCTTCTCCCGGACCGCCGGCTTCGGCGCCGGTCCGGGCTGCCGCGCCCCGGTTTCCCGGAACTCCCCTCCCCCGACCAGGTCCACGACGGCGACCGGCTGGAGGCGGAACGTCGGCCCCTGGATGGAGGAAACCGCGAGTGCGAGAACGCCGAGCGCAACGTGGAACGCCCCGGAGAGGGCGATCATCCCCCGGGGCGGGAGCGCTCGGGGGGCTTGAAAAAGCCGCGGCCCGAAGGGCACCTTAGGGCCTGTCCATTTACCGTTCGAGCGGTTCCGTGACCATGCCAAGTTTTTCAACCCCGGAGTTCCGAACCTCCGCGATGACCTTGACCACGAAACCGTACGGGACGGAGCGGTCCGCGCGGAAGTACACCTGGCGGTCCGTCCGCTGGGCGACGATCTGCTTCAGGACGCCCCCCATCCGGTTGAACTCGACGGCCTGCTTCCCGATGAAGATGCGGCTGTTGGCGTCCACCGTGACGACGAGGCGCTCCTCGTCGCTGCGCAGCGCCTTCGCGCTGGCCTGCGGGAGGTTCACGTCCACCCCCTGCGTGAGCATCGGCGCGGTGACCATGAAGATGATGAGGAGGACGAGCATCACGTCGA is a genomic window of Deltaproteobacteria bacterium containing:
- the tolR gene encoding protein TolR is translated as MSSSGRAGDRRIMAEINVTPLVDVMLVLLIIFMVTAPMLTQGVDVNLPQASAKALRSDEERLVVTVDANSRIFIGKQAVEFNRMGGVLKQIVAQRTDRQVYFRADRSVPYGFVVKVIAEVRNSGVEKLGMVTEPLER
- a CDS encoding TonB C-terminal domain-containing protein; this translates as MIALSGAFHVALGVLALAVSSIQGPTFRLQPVAVVDLVGGGEFRETGARQPGPAPKPAVREKAPPPKKAGKPPKAAARKPAPAARPEDYSTARKRTADESSVAERLRQMREARAGSDAVRGAVEERRRESAARAAVRSVGERVAHRVEAPKSPSAAGAFGGGAQGTVRLSAELREYFRKLEESVRGNWVLPEALVRNAGKLMVEMRIVIEKDGKVSDARIEKGSGNVYFDESVRRAIRKASPLPVPPEQLRGGEDHYEVGFRFHGAGGAG